The Candidatus Hydrogenedentota bacterium genome has a segment encoding these proteins:
- a CDS encoding AAA family ATPase, translating to MTAEHYTPAAGLFDAWADDVLHGKPPELWTPGAGFHSVELGPGLVVLVGGAPGAGKTALSMQWAVDALRADESLRVLAANVEMAPRTLLDRQLARLAGVDASWIRKRMLAGQEYRVRAGLDELRRVSERLAFHTGPPVLADVARSVDAFGARFLVADYVQRFTIGNGDALDRRAELDGIMGHFRRFADAGLGVLAVSAVARQKGRTGSNYAGLGLASFRGSSELEYGADSCWTLSRDDAPDQWGAVNLTCQKNRHGETPSLLLNFDAARQTFTVANTGGGTAGAVTVPGRVSAVPDAFDLGGTPYADGDDELY from the coding sequence ATGACGGCGGAACACTACACCCCGGCGGCGGGCCTGTTCGATGCCTGGGCGGATGATGTTCTACACGGGAAACCCCCGGAACTGTGGACCCCCGGCGCGGGCTTTCATTCCGTGGAACTGGGGCCGGGGCTTGTGGTGCTGGTGGGCGGTGCCCCCGGCGCGGGCAAAACGGCACTTTCGATGCAATGGGCGGTGGACGCTTTGCGGGCGGATGAATCGTTGCGGGTGCTGGCGGCAAATGTGGAGATGGCACCCCGCACCCTGCTGGACCGGCAACTGGCGCGGCTGGCGGGCGTGGACGCTTCATGGATTCGGAAGCGGATGCTTGCCGGGCAGGAATACCGTGTCCGTGCCGGGCTGGACGAACTCCGGCGGGTGTCTGAACGGCTGGCGTTCCACACCGGACCCCCGGTGCTGGCGGACGTAGCGCGAAGCGTGGACGCTTTCGGGGCGCGGTTTCTGGTGGCGGATTACGTCCAGCGGTTCACCATCGGCAACGGCGATGCGCTGGACCGGCGGGCGGAACTGGACGGCATCATGGGGCACTTCCGGCGGTTCGCGGATGCCGGGCTGGGCGTGTTGGCGGTTTCCGCCGTGGCGCGGCAAAAGGGGCGCACCGGCTCGAACTATGCCGGGCTTGGGCTGGCATCCTTCCGGGGTTCAAGCGAACTCGAATACGGCGCGGATTCCTGCTGGACGCTTTCGCGGGATGATGCCCCGGACCAATGGGGCGCGGTGAATCTGACGTGCCAGAAAAACAGGCACGGCGAAACGCCTTCCCTGCTGCTGAACTTTGACGCGGCGCGGCAAACATTCACGGTGGCGAACACCGGCGGCGGCACGGCTGGCGCGGTGACGGTTCCGGGGCGGGTGTCTGCTGTGCCGGACGCTTTCGACCTGGGCGGCACACCCT